In a single window of the Solea senegalensis isolate Sse05_10M linkage group LG1, IFAPA_SoseM_1, whole genome shotgun sequence genome:
- the serbp1b gene encoding plasminogen activator inhibitor 1 RNA-binding protein isoform X9, which yields MPGHLQEGFGCVVTNRFDQLLDDESDPFEILKAAENKKKEGAAAGSTKTAAQSAKQPKKESQKDRKNPLLDKKEESQPAVPLKKEGIRRVGRRPDQQGQLGSQHQGGQGEGRSADKRPDRRPPRERRFEKPAEDKPEGGGEFSVDNRPSGDRPPRGRGGGRGGRGGRGRGMGRGDFESRGKRDFERHSGSDKSNLKSEEKRSGSGSHNWGNVKDEVSEVEQTPAPETTTEGEENAPAGSENKLSRENEVEEVKTEGPKEMTLDEWKAMQDKARTKVEFNIRKPNEGADSQWKKGYVLHKSKSEDFWTTMKKREDELLETDARLCTLWKTRTRV from the exons ATGCCCGGACACCTACAGGAAGGCTTCGGCTGCGTCGTAACCAACCGGTTCGACCAGTTATTAGACGATGAGTCGGACCCGTTCGAGATCCTGAAAGCCGCcgagaacaagaagaaggaggGGGCCGCCGCTGGCTCCACCAAGACCGCGGCTCAGTCCGCCAAGCAGCCGAAGAAGGAGTCACAGAAGGACAGGAAGAACCCGCTGCTGGACAAGAAGGAGGAGTCGCAGCCTGCAGTCCCCCTGAAGAAAGAGG GAATCAGACGAGTGGGTCGGAGACCGGACCAGCAGGGCCAGCTTGGTTCCCAGCACCAGGGCGGGCAGGGTGAAGGGCGATCTGCAGACAAGAGGCCAGACAGGAGACCTCCCCGAGAGCGCCGTTTCGAGAAGCCCGCTGAGGACAAGCCTGAGGGAGGTGGAGAGTTCTCGGTAGACAA caGGCCTTCTGGAGACCGGCCCCCGCGAGGGCGTGGTGGTGGCCGGGGTGGGCGTGGTGGAAGAGGACGGGGCATGGGCAGAGGAGACTTTGAATCCCGTGGGAAACGAGACTTCGAGAGGCACAGCGGCAGTGACAAATC CAATCTGAAAAGCGAGGAGAAGCGCAGTGGCAGTGGCTCGCACAACTGGGGCAACGTGAAGGATGAAGTGAG CGAGGTTGAACAGACTCCTGCTCCTGAAACGACCACAGAAGGAGAGGAAAATGCACCTGCTGGCTCTGAGAATAA GCTTTCCAGGGAGAACGAGGTCGAAGAAGTGAAAACCGAAGGCCCCAAAGAAATGACCCTGGACGAGTGGAAGGCCATGCAGGACAAGGCACGCACCAAGGTGGAGTTCAACATCCGTAAACCCAACGAGGGAGCCGACAGCCAGTGGAAGAAAGGATACGTGCTGCACAAGTCCAAGAGCGAAGAT TTTTGGACCACAATGAAAAAAAGGGAAGATGAACTTTTGGAAACAGATGCTCGTTTGTGCACTTTGTGGAAAACAAGGACCCGTGTTTAA